A single region of the Streptococcus sanguinis genome encodes:
- the ychF gene encoding redox-regulated ATPase YchF: MALTAGIVGLPNVGKSTLFNAITKAGAEAANYPFATIDPNVGRVEVPDARLDKLTELIKPQKKVPTTFEFTDIAGIVKGASKGEGLGNKFLANIREVDAIVHVVRAFDDENVMREQGRESEFVDPMADIETINLELILADLESINKRYARVEKMARTQKDKDSVAEFNVLQKIKPVLEDGLSARTIEFTEEEQKIVKGLFLLTTKPVLYVANVSEDEVADPDNIDYVKQIREFAATENAEVVVISARAEEEISELDDEDKSEFLEAIGLTESGVDKLTRAAYHLLGLGTYFTAGEKEVRAWTFKRGMKAPQAAGIIHSDFEKGFIRAVTMSYDDLVHYGSEKAVKEAGRLREEGKEYIVQDGDIMEFRFNV; this comes from the coding sequence ATGGCTTTGACAGCAGGAATCGTTGGTTTACCCAATGTTGGTAAGTCAACTTTATTTAATGCAATTACAAAAGCAGGTGCAGAAGCAGCTAATTACCCTTTTGCGACAATTGATCCAAATGTCGGGCGGGTAGAAGTTCCGGATGCTCGTCTGGATAAATTAACAGAACTCATCAAACCACAGAAGAAAGTTCCAACAACCTTCGAATTTACTGATATTGCTGGAATTGTGAAAGGTGCTTCAAAAGGAGAAGGACTAGGGAATAAATTCTTAGCCAATATCCGTGAAGTAGATGCTATCGTCCACGTAGTACGTGCTTTTGATGATGAAAATGTCATGCGAGAACAAGGCCGTGAGTCTGAATTTGTAGATCCAATGGCCGATATTGAGACTATTAATCTAGAATTGATTTTAGCAGACCTAGAAAGTATTAACAAACGTTATGCACGTGTAGAGAAGATGGCTCGTACTCAAAAAGATAAGGATTCAGTGGCAGAATTTAATGTTTTACAGAAAATTAAGCCTGTCCTGGAAGACGGTCTGTCAGCTCGTACAATTGAGTTTACAGAAGAAGAGCAAAAAATTGTCAAAGGCCTCTTTCTTTTAACGACTAAGCCGGTTCTCTATGTGGCCAATGTCAGTGAAGATGAGGTAGCAGATCCAGATAATATTGACTATGTGAAGCAGATTCGTGAATTTGCAGCTACAGAAAATGCTGAAGTTGTTGTCATTTCAGCGCGTGCAGAGGAAGAGATTTCTGAATTGGACGATGAAGATAAGTCAGAATTTCTGGAAGCTATCGGCTTGACAGAATCAGGTGTGGATAAACTGACCAGAGCAGCTTATCATCTGTTGGGACTTGGAACCTACTTTACAGCTGGTGAAAAAGAAGTGCGTGCCTGGACCTTTAAGCGTGGAATGAAAGCTCCTCAAGCGGCTGGTATTATTCACTCAGACTTTGAAAAAGGCTTTATTCGAGCAGTGACTATGTCTTATGATGACTTAGTGCACTATGGCAGCGAAAAAGCAGTTAAAGAGGCTGGACGTTTGCGCGAAGAAGGAAAAGAATATATCGTTCAAGATGGCGATATTATGGAATTTAGATTTAATGTGTAA
- a CDS encoding septum formation initiator family protein, with protein MPKNIVQLNNRFIQDENQRRRYVDQERRKRNRFMGWVLILVILLFILPTYNLYQSYQTLLQRREQYSKLKEKYQTLSEEKVYQSDIATKLKDDSYAAKYARAKYSFSKEGEYIYTIPDLLPQ; from the coding sequence ATGCCTAAAAATATCGTCCAACTCAATAATCGTTTTATACAAGATGAAAATCAACGCCGCAGATATGTGGATCAGGAACGGCGGAAACGCAACCGTTTTATGGGCTGGGTTCTGATTTTGGTGATCCTCTTATTTATTCTACCTACCTATAATTTGTACCAGAGTTATCAAACCTTGCTGCAGCGTCGTGAACAGTATTCTAAACTGAAGGAGAAATATCAGACGCTCAGCGAAGAAAAGGTCTATCAATCTGATATAGCAACAAAGTTAAAAGATGATAGCTATGCTGCTAAGTATGCACGCGCTAAATACTCTTTTTCAAAAGAGGGTGAGTACATTTATACTATCCCAGATTTATTACCACAGTAG
- a CDS encoding serine hydrolase, translated as MRKLLLLIFLLPALFSSITVISTEKDFVLDEEEKYHFTSTAYGRYYDSIPTNPNVYEETPTFTDSTLSKTAGKLVPDQPIQITGFYVNEEGVPIFKLKNGQFVIADKNTIYEDTVQSIQDIHQEMWLKPGFTLYDKANINGAKKINTTVAPYTKVNIIQIVQTVKGTFAQIEGQGWVSMEFLDETDNRMDKVQEILSSKYNKADYSIYVKQLDTGKEAGINQDQEMYSASVTKLPYLYYVQEQLDQKKLSLDQKFKYIGAVNDFAGAYEPEGSGSIAKSADDKEYSVQDLINRVAKESDNVAHNILGYYATNQSDKNFQQTINKIAGKKWDVEERQASSRMAGNVLEAIYEQNGMIIDALSQTNYDNQRISKNVDVKVAHKIGDAYDFKHDAAIVYADSPFIIVIFTNNSTYDNISQIADDVYGVLK; from the coding sequence ATGCGTAAGCTTTTGTTACTGATATTTTTGCTGCCAGCTTTATTTAGCAGTATCACAGTTATTAGTACCGAAAAAGATTTCGTGTTAGACGAGGAAGAAAAATATCATTTTACAAGCACTGCGTATGGACGCTATTATGATAGCATCCCGACAAATCCTAATGTTTATGAAGAAACTCCTACATTTACAGATTCTACTCTGAGTAAGACTGCTGGAAAGCTAGTTCCAGACCAGCCAATCCAGATAACAGGATTTTATGTAAATGAAGAAGGAGTCCCGATTTTCAAACTGAAAAATGGGCAGTTTGTGATAGCGGACAAAAACACAATTTACGAAGATACTGTCCAGTCAATTCAAGATATCCATCAAGAAATGTGGTTGAAACCCGGCTTTACTCTTTATGATAAAGCCAATATCAACGGAGCTAAAAAAATCAATACAACGGTAGCTCCATATACAAAAGTAAACATTATTCAAATTGTCCAGACAGTCAAAGGAACTTTTGCCCAGATTGAAGGACAGGGCTGGGTTTCTATGGAATTTCTGGATGAAACTGATAATCGAATGGACAAAGTTCAAGAAATTTTGAGCAGTAAGTACAACAAGGCGGACTACTCTATCTATGTGAAACAGCTGGACACAGGCAAAGAAGCAGGCATTAATCAAGATCAAGAGATGTATTCGGCAAGTGTGACAAAACTACCTTATCTTTACTATGTGCAGGAACAGCTGGATCAAAAAAAACTTTCGTTAGATCAGAAGTTCAAGTATATTGGAGCAGTCAATGATTTTGCAGGTGCTTACGAACCAGAAGGAAGTGGCAGTATTGCTAAGTCAGCTGATGACAAGGAATATTCAGTTCAGGATTTGATAAATCGAGTGGCCAAAGAATCAGATAATGTCGCCCACAATATTTTGGGCTATTATGCGACCAATCAATCTGATAAAAATTTTCAGCAGACGATCAATAAAATAGCTGGAAAGAAATGGGATGTGGAAGAAAGACAAGCATCTTCACGTATGGCTGGAAATGTTTTGGAAGCTATCTATGAGCAAAATGGCATGATTATCGATGCCTTGTCTCAGACAAATTATGATAATCAGCGGATTTCTAAAAATGTTGATGTTAAAGTAGCTCATAAAATTGGTGACGCCTATGATTTTAAGCACGATGCTGCGATTGTCTATGCAGATTCTCCTTTTATCATTGTCATTTTTACTAATAATTCAACCTACGATAATATTTCCCAGATAGCAGACGATGTCTATGGAGTCCTGAAATGA
- the pth gene encoding aminoacyl-tRNA hydrolase yields the protein MVKLIVGLGNPGEKYIETKHNVGFMLVDKICKDLDLKFTADKIFQADIASTFLNGEKVYFVKPTTFMNESGKAVQALLAYYGLDIEDLLVIYDDLDMEVGKIRLRSKGSAGGHNGIKSIIKHIGSQEFKRIKIGIGRPKEGMTVVHHVLGKFDKDDYITILNTLDKVDNAVNYYLQLGNFEQAMQKYNG from the coding sequence ATGGTAAAGTTAATAGTCGGTCTGGGAAATCCAGGAGAAAAATATATCGAAACCAAGCATAATGTTGGTTTTATGCTAGTTGACAAAATTTGTAAAGATCTTGATTTAAAGTTTACAGCTGATAAAATCTTTCAAGCAGATATCGCCTCTACTTTTCTAAATGGCGAAAAAGTCTATTTTGTCAAACCAACTACATTTATGAATGAGAGCGGAAAGGCCGTTCAAGCTTTACTAGCATACTATGGTTTAGATATAGAGGATTTATTGGTCATCTATGATGATTTGGATATGGAAGTTGGTAAGATTCGTTTGCGCAGCAAGGGTTCAGCTGGTGGCCATAACGGTATTAAATCTATTATCAAACACATTGGAAGTCAAGAATTTAAACGGATAAAGATAGGTATTGGCCGTCCAAAAGAAGGCATGACAGTGGTCCACCATGTTCTAGGAAAATTTGATAAAGATGATTATATAACAATTCTGAATACTCTTGATAAGGTTGACAATGCTGTAAATTATTATTTACAGTTAGGCAATTTTGAACAAGCAATGCAGAAGTATAATGGATAA
- a CDS encoding RNA-binding S4 domain-containing protein, which yields MRLDKYLKVSRIIKRRPVAKEVADKGRIKVNGILAKSSTDLKVDDLVEVRFGNKLLTVKVLEMKDSTKKEDAAKMYEIVSETRIEEDA from the coding sequence ATGAGATTAGATAAATATTTGAAAGTGTCACGGATTATTAAGCGACGTCCAGTGGCTAAAGAAGTAGCTGACAAGGGCCGGATAAAGGTGAATGGTATCTTGGCCAAGAGCTCAACAGATTTGAAAGTAGATGACTTGGTTGAAGTACGCTTTGGTAATAAACTCTTGACTGTAAAGGTTCTGGAGATGAAAGACAGTACTAAAAAAGAAGATGCAGCTAAAATGTACGAAATTGTTAGTGAAACAAGGATAGAAGAAGATGCCTAA
- the dnaN gene encoding DNA polymerase III subunit beta, which yields MIHFSINKNLFLQALNTTKRAISHKNAIPILSTVKIDVTKEGITLIGSNGQVSIENFISIQNENAGLLVNSTGSILLEATFFINVVSSLPDIILDFKEIEQKQIVLTSGKSEITLKGKDADQYPRIQEISVSNPLVLETKILKDVINETAFAASVQESRPILTGVHFVLIDNRSLKTVATDSHRMSQKKITLEKNGDNFDVVIPSRSLREFTAVFTDEIETVEVFFANNQILFRSENISFYTRLLEGNYPDTDRLIPTEFTSVLTFNTSDLRAAMERARLLSNATQNGTVKLEIAGGIVSAHVNSPEVGRVNEEIDTESVTGEDLTISFNPTYLIDALKAIDSEKVTISFISSVRPFTLVPSEDTENFIQLITPVRTN from the coding sequence ATGATTCATTTTTCTATTAATAAAAATCTCTTCTTACAAGCGTTAAATACCACTAAAAGGGCTATCAGCCATAAAAATGCAATTCCTATTCTTTCTACTGTGAAAATTGATGTTACCAAAGAGGGAATCACTTTAATTGGTTCGAATGGGCAAGTGTCGATTGAAAACTTTATTTCTATTCAAAATGAAAATGCAGGCTTGCTTGTCAACTCAACAGGTTCAATTTTATTAGAAGCAACTTTCTTTATTAATGTTGTTTCCAGCCTGCCAGATATTATTCTGGATTTTAAAGAAATTGAACAAAAACAAATCGTTTTGACTAGCGGCAAATCAGAGATTACCCTGAAAGGAAAAGACGCTGACCAGTATCCACGAATCCAGGAAATTTCTGTCAGCAATCCCTTGGTTCTTGAAACAAAAATTCTCAAAGATGTCATTAACGAAACAGCCTTTGCAGCCAGTGTTCAGGAAAGCCGTCCAATTTTAACTGGTGTTCACTTTGTTTTGATAGATAACCGTTCTTTGAAGACTGTTGCGACAGACTCCCACAGAATGAGTCAAAAGAAAATTACTCTGGAGAAAAATGGAGATAATTTCGACGTAGTCATTCCAAGTCGCTCTTTACGGGAATTTACGGCTGTTTTTACCGATGAAATTGAAACGGTAGAGGTTTTCTTTGCTAACAATCAAATTCTTTTCAGAAGCGAAAATATCAGCTTCTACACCCGCCTCTTGGAAGGAAATTATCCAGATACAGATCGTTTGATTCCGACTGAATTTACGAGTGTCCTTACTTTTAATACTTCTGATTTGCGTGCAGCTATGGAACGCGCTCGTCTCTTGTCTAATGCCACACAGAATGGAACAGTTAAACTGGAGATTGCAGGCGGTATTGTCAGTGCCCATGTAAATTCACCAGAGGTTGGCCGTGTTAACGAAGAAATTGATACAGAAAGTGTAACTGGCGAAGATTTGACTATTAGCTTTAATCCAACTTATTTGATTGATGCTTTGAAGGCCATTGACAGTGAAAAAGTAACGATTAGTTTTATCTCATCCGTTCGTCCTTTCACCTTGGTACCAAGTGAAGACACAGAAAACTTTATTCAGCTGATTACACCTGTCAGAACTAATTAA
- the mfd gene encoding transcription-repair coupling factor, which yields MDNKMNLIDLFCQNQQISDWKKNLHKSSRQLIMGLSASTKAITIAAGLEEADKILVLTSSQNEADRLASDLISLLGEDKVYTFLADDTPIAEFVFASQEKIFSRLDALNFLIDHQKSGILVTNVAASKLLLPDPIDFKTTNINLIVGQEYDLNNLVKMLSRTGYKKVSQVLSQGEYSLRGDILDIFERSAEFPHRLEFFGDEIDGIRIFNPENQTSIENIESILIKPASDILLSEKDYARGRENLEAILEKAVDPALKSYLEELLISAKEEFHHADIRKFLSYFYQKEWTILDYLPVHSPVFFDDFQKIVDRHAQFELETAGLLTDDLQNCKALSSQKYFADKYQDYRQYKPATFFSSFQKGLGNLKFDALYQFNQYPMQEFFSQFPLLKEEINRYKKSGYTIILQANSSAGLQSLHKNLQEYDIHLDYIKEAEIHKNAVQLIEGNLVQGFNFVDEKIVLITEYEIIHKKIKRKIRRQNISNAERLKDYNELEKGDYVVHNIHGIGRYLGIETIEISGVHRDYLTIQYQNSDRISIPVDQIDLLSKYVASDGKTPKVNKLNDGRFQKSKQKVQHQVQDIADDLIKLYAERSQLKGFAFSADDSNQEEFDNDFPYVETEDQLRSIQEVKKDMESSRPMDRLLVGDVGFGKTEVAMRAAFKAVNDHKQVAVLVPTTVLAQQHYTNFKERFNDFAVNVEVLSRFRSKAEQKQTLEKLQKGQVDIIIGTHRLLSKDVEFADLGLIIIDEEQRFGVKHKETLKELKKKVDVLTLTATPIPRTLHMSMLGIRDLSVIETPPTNRYPVQTYVLESNPTVIREAVLREIDRGGQVYYLYNKVDTIEQKVSELRELIPEASIGYVHGQMSEIRLENTLLDFINREYDILVTTTIIETGVDIPNANTLFVENADHMGLSTLYQLRGRVGRSNRIAYAYLMYRPDKILTEVSEKRLEAIKGFTELGSGFKIAMRDLSIRGAGNILGSMQSGFIDSVGFEMYSQLLEEAIAKKQGRENKRQKSNAELNLQIDAYLPSDYISDERQKIEIYKRIREIDSRVNYENLQDELIDRFGEYPDVVAYLLEIGLAKSYLDQAFVKSVERQQNTVMIHFEKISQQLYLTQDYFEALSMTNLKARIGEKNGLIEVIFDVRNKKDYEILEGLVNFGEKMLEIKQRKAE from the coding sequence ATGGATAATAAAATGAACTTGATTGATTTATTTTGTCAAAACCAGCAAATTTCAGATTGGAAGAAAAATCTCCATAAAAGCAGCAGACAGTTGATAATGGGATTGTCTGCATCAACAAAAGCAATCACTATAGCGGCTGGATTAGAAGAAGCTGATAAAATCCTTGTGCTGACTTCTAGTCAAAATGAAGCAGATCGTTTGGCTAGTGATTTGATTTCTTTGTTGGGAGAAGACAAGGTCTATACTTTCTTAGCAGATGATACTCCTATAGCAGAATTTGTTTTTGCCTCACAGGAAAAAATATTTTCAAGATTAGATGCTCTGAACTTTTTAATAGACCATCAAAAGTCTGGAATTCTAGTTACTAATGTTGCGGCTAGTAAATTACTCTTGCCTGATCCCATTGATTTTAAAACAACCAACATAAATTTGATAGTTGGACAAGAATATGACCTAAATAATCTTGTAAAGATGTTGTCAAGAACAGGATACAAGAAGGTATCCCAAGTTTTAAGTCAGGGAGAATATAGTCTAAGAGGAGATATCTTAGACATTTTTGAGCGCTCAGCAGAGTTTCCCCATCGACTGGAGTTTTTTGGCGATGAAATTGATGGTATTCGGATTTTCAATCCAGAAAATCAAACTTCAATCGAGAATATAGAAAGTATTTTGATTAAACCTGCTTCTGATATCCTGCTTTCTGAGAAAGATTATGCTCGAGGACGAGAAAATCTGGAAGCAATTTTAGAAAAAGCTGTTGATCCTGCTTTGAAATCTTACTTAGAAGAGTTACTAATCAGTGCTAAAGAGGAGTTTCATCATGCAGATATTCGTAAATTCCTTTCTTATTTTTATCAGAAAGAATGGACTATTTTAGACTATTTGCCTGTTCATAGTCCTGTATTTTTTGATGATTTTCAAAAAATTGTGGATCGGCATGCTCAATTTGAACTGGAAACAGCTGGCTTATTGACAGATGATTTACAAAATTGTAAAGCTTTATCAAGTCAGAAATATTTTGCAGATAAGTACCAAGATTATCGTCAATATAAACCAGCAACCTTCTTTTCAAGCTTTCAAAAAGGTTTGGGAAATTTGAAATTTGATGCTTTGTATCAATTCAATCAATACCCAATGCAAGAATTTTTCAGTCAATTTCCCTTGCTCAAAGAAGAAATTAATCGCTATAAAAAATCTGGCTATACAATAATCTTACAAGCAAATTCTTCGGCAGGTTTACAAAGTTTACATAAAAATTTACAGGAATATGATATTCATTTAGACTATATAAAAGAGGCTGAGATTCACAAAAATGCAGTTCAGCTTATAGAAGGAAATCTTGTTCAGGGTTTTAATTTCGTAGATGAGAAAATTGTTCTTATTACAGAGTACGAAATTATTCACAAGAAAATAAAACGAAAAATCCGGCGACAGAATATCTCCAATGCTGAACGACTGAAAGATTATAATGAGCTAGAAAAAGGGGATTATGTTGTCCATAATATTCATGGGATAGGACGTTATCTGGGAATAGAAACGATTGAAATATCTGGTGTCCACCGTGATTATCTGACGATTCAATATCAAAATTCTGATCGTATTTCGATTCCAGTTGACCAGATTGATCTCCTATCAAAGTATGTTGCCAGCGATGGAAAAACACCTAAGGTAAATAAGCTAAATGACGGTCGTTTCCAGAAGAGTAAGCAAAAAGTTCAGCATCAGGTTCAGGATATTGCGGATGATTTGATTAAACTATATGCTGAACGTAGCCAGCTAAAAGGTTTTGCTTTCTCAGCGGATGATTCTAATCAAGAGGAATTTGATAATGATTTTCCTTATGTTGAAACAGAGGACCAGCTAAGAAGTATTCAGGAAGTGAAGAAGGATATGGAAAGCAGTCGTCCAATGGACCGGCTCTTAGTTGGTGATGTAGGCTTTGGAAAAACAGAAGTAGCTATGCGGGCTGCTTTTAAGGCTGTCAACGATCATAAACAGGTGGCTGTATTAGTACCAACAACGGTTTTAGCCCAGCAGCACTATACTAACTTTAAAGAACGCTTTAATGATTTTGCGGTTAATGTCGAGGTACTCAGCCGTTTCAGGAGTAAAGCAGAACAAAAACAGACTCTGGAGAAGCTGCAGAAGGGACAAGTTGATATTATCATCGGAACCCACCGACTCTTATCAAAAGATGTAGAATTTGCGGATTTAGGTTTAATCATCATTGATGAGGAGCAGCGTTTTGGAGTTAAACATAAGGAAACATTAAAAGAATTGAAAAAGAAAGTTGATGTCTTAACTTTGACAGCAACTCCTATTCCTCGAACTCTTCATATGTCTATGCTGGGGATTCGCGATTTGTCAGTCATTGAGACCCCGCCTACCAATCGCTATCCTGTTCAGACCTATGTTTTAGAAAGCAATCCTACAGTAATTCGAGAAGCTGTCTTACGTGAAATAGACCGAGGTGGACAGGTTTACTATCTTTACAACAAGGTTGACACAATTGAACAGAAAGTTTCAGAGTTAAGAGAGTTAATCCCAGAAGCTTCTATAGGCTATGTTCATGGTCAAATGAGTGAGATTCGTTTAGAAAACACTTTACTGGACTTCATCAATAGAGAATACGATATTTTGGTGACTACAACCATTATTGAAACTGGGGTTGATATCCCCAATGCCAATACTTTGTTTGTAGAAAATGCTGACCACATGGGGCTGTCAACCTTGTATCAACTTCGTGGCCGAGTTGGCCGCAGTAATCGGATTGCTTACGCTTATCTGATGTACAGACCAGATAAGATTCTAACAGAAGTTTCTGAAAAGCGTCTAGAGGCTATTAAAGGATTTACAGAGTTAGGTTCTGGATTTAAGATTGCTATGCGTGATTTGTCTATTCGAGGGGCTGGCAATATCCTAGGAAGTATGCAATCTGGCTTTATTGATTCTGTTGGTTTTGAGATGTACTCACAGCTTCTAGAAGAAGCTATTGCTAAAAAGCAGGGTAGAGAGAATAAGCGTCAAAAAAGCAATGCAGAACTTAATCTGCAGATTGATGCCTATCTGCCTAGTGACTATATTTCTGATGAAAGACAGAAAATTGAAATTTACAAGAGAATTCGTGAGATTGACAGTCGTGTAAACTATGAAAATCTACAGGATGAATTGATTGATCGCTTTGGGGAGTATCCTGATGTTGTAGCCTATCTGTTGGAGATTGGACTTGCTAAGTCTTATTTAGATCAGGCTTTTGTAAAGTCAGTGGAACGCCAGCAGAATACAGTAATGATTCATTTTGAGAAAATTTCGCAGCAGCTTTATCTGACGCAGGACTATTTTGAAGCACTTTCGATGACGAATTTAAAGGCTCGAATTGGTGAAAAAAATGGCTTGATTGAAGTAATTTTTGATGTGAGGAACAAAAAAGATTATGAGATTTTAGAAGGTCTGGTTAATTTTGGAGAAAAGATGCTGGAAATTAAACAACGCAAGGCAGAATAA
- a CDS encoding SP_0009 family protein, whose amino-acid sequence MEDLLKTIEQFLEFSDEKLEELSEKNQALKLQENQKERGKHA is encoded by the coding sequence ATGGAAGATTTACTAAAAACAATTGAGCAGTTCTTGGAATTTTCAGATGAGAAATTGGAAGAACTGTCTGAAAAAAATCAAGCTTTGAAACTTCAAGAAAATCAAAAGGAAAGGGGAAAACATGCGTAA
- a CDS encoding DUF951 domain-containing protein, whose product MYEIGHFIEMKKPHACTIKATGKKANRWEITRVGADIKIRCTNCEHLVMMSRHDFERKMKKIID is encoded by the coding sequence ATGTATGAAATTGGTCATTTTATAGAGATGAAAAAGCCCCATGCCTGCACCATTAAAGCGACTGGGAAAAAGGCGAATCGCTGGGAAATCACAAGGGTTGGTGCAGATATCAAAATCCGTTGTACTAATTGTGAACATCTTGTGATGATGAGTCGTCACGATTTTGAAAGAAAAATGAAGAAAATAATTGATTGA
- the tilS gene encoding tRNA lysidine(34) synthetase TilS: MIKQEFLKKMQEKKYFQDHRKVLIAVSGGLDSMTLLQLLIDSQKELDIELAIAHVNHKQRPESEQEEKALVKIAEQLGVKIFTSSFSGNFSENAARQFRYDFFGKVMQEEHYTALVTAHHADDQAETVFMRLLRGARLRHLSGMKAVQSFACGELIRPLLTFHKSDFPDIQHFEDSSNFQNDYLRNRIRNLYLPDLEKENPQFKDSLRYLGKEIEDWQTALSHLTRDLDIKNVQVFHQQIPQIQRFLLQNYLENFPGLNLSKQQFEEVLNILRTKANYQHTLKKDYELVKDYQRFEIRKISRKPDLKMDSILLEFENLIEFGHYRFSFGIPLSGENIQKIFVSRETSLTLRFRKEGDSILLNGHHKKLRRLFIDKKVSFEERNSSVIVEQNHQILAILNIAISDLSKALKSDIMSTVLYIQKIDG; encoded by the coding sequence ATGATTAAGCAAGAATTTCTTAAAAAAATGCAGGAGAAAAAGTATTTCCAAGACCATCGAAAAGTTTTGATTGCTGTATCAGGTGGACTGGATTCTATGACACTGCTGCAGCTGTTGATTGATTCTCAAAAAGAACTGGATATCGAGCTTGCTATTGCTCATGTTAATCACAAACAGCGGCCAGAGTCAGAACAAGAAGAAAAGGCATTAGTAAAGATTGCGGAACAGCTTGGTGTAAAGATTTTTACATCAAGTTTTTCTGGTAATTTTTCAGAAAATGCTGCTCGGCAGTTTCGTTATGATTTTTTTGGGAAAGTGATGCAGGAGGAGCACTATACTGCTTTAGTAACTGCCCACCACGCAGATGACCAAGCTGAGACTGTTTTTATGCGGCTGCTGCGTGGAGCTAGACTTCGCCATCTGTCCGGCATGAAAGCTGTCCAGTCTTTTGCTTGCGGGGAGCTGATTCGTCCTTTGCTTACTTTTCATAAGTCAGACTTTCCAGATATTCAGCATTTTGAAGATAGCAGTAATTTTCAAAATGACTATCTCAGAAATCGAATTCGCAATCTTTATCTGCCGGATTTAGAAAAAGAAAATCCACAATTTAAGGATTCTTTGCGGTATCTGGGAAAGGAAATTGAAGATTGGCAGACCGCTTTGTCTCACTTGACCAGAGATTTAGATATAAAAAATGTACAAGTCTTTCATCAACAAATCCCTCAGATTCAACGTTTTCTATTGCAGAACTATCTCGAAAACTTTCCTGGTCTGAATCTGAGCAAGCAGCAGTTTGAGGAAGTTTTAAACATCCTGCGGACTAAGGCAAATTATCAGCACACTTTGAAAAAAGACTATGAGCTTGTTAAAGATTACCAGCGTTTTGAAATTAGAAAAATCAGTCGTAAGCCCGATTTAAAAATGGATTCAATTTTGTTAGAATTTGAGAATCTGATTGAGTTTGGGCATTATCGATTTTCATTCGGGATTCCTTTGAGTGGTGAAAATATCCAGAAAATTTTTGTTTCGCGTGAAACTTCGCTGACACTCCGCTTCCGAAAAGAGGGAGACAGTATTTTGCTGAATGGTCATCACAAAAAGCTTCGTCGTCTTTTTATTGATAAGAAAGTTTCCTTTGAAGAACGGAATTCATCTGTAATCGTGGAACAAAATCATCAAATTTTAGCAATCTTAAATATTGCTATCAGTGATTTGAGTAAGGCATTAAAAAGTGATATAATGAGTACTGTACTTTATATTCAGAAAATAGATGGGTAA
- a CDS encoding DUF1307 domain-containing protein: MKKNTFKTLFLSFLAVSALFVLAACSSPKKAYFQLIDQNTKQDSRITVEYKGDELLINETNNTFYYKPVGLTKDTAKEQTEAYAKSIEGIKGLTHKIEYKDDYLTEKLTIDFSKADIEELQSKQLLQTSGNQKADYISFKETAKLLEKAGYKEVKDGKFENLK; encoded by the coding sequence ATGAAAAAGAATACTTTCAAAACACTTTTTCTTTCCTTCCTTGCGGTTTCCGCTTTGTTTGTTTTAGCTGCCTGCAGCAGTCCTAAAAAAGCTTATTTCCAGCTGATTGACCAAAATACTAAACAAGATAGCCGCATCACTGTTGAATATAAAGGTGATGAGCTTCTTATAAACGAAACAAACAACACCTTCTACTATAAACCAGTTGGCTTGACAAAAGACACTGCTAAAGAGCAGACAGAAGCCTATGCTAAATCTATTGAGGGTATCAAAGGATTAACTCATAAAATCGAGTACAAAGATGATTATTTAACTGAAAAACTGACAATTGATTTCAGTAAAGCTGATATTGAAGAACTACAAAGTAAACAGCTTCTTCAAACATCTGGTAATCAAAAAGCTGATTACATCAGCTTTAAAGAAACTGCTAAATTACTCGAAAAAGCAGGTTATAAAGAAGTAAAAGACGGTAAATTTGAAAATCTTAAATAA